The genomic segment GACGCCACGGGCGATGAGTGGCGGGAACTTTTCGATGCCGGTGCGCTTCCAGCCGCGATCACCTAGATGCTCGTCGGCCTTGAAACCGTTCCAGATCTTGCCGTGAATACCGAAATGGTTCAGCGCATCGATGTGGGTGCCGGTATGGCTTTACATGGAAAATGCTGTTCCCGTGTAGCTACGGGTGGCGTTCATTTTCTTGCCGACGCCCATCGGATCATCCACCTCCGTGCCGCGCGGCGTGTGGGTCATCCAGAACTGGTAATGGGGATCGCCCGCGGCCTGCCAGCTTGGCATGCCGATGTAATAATCCGTCGCCAGATCGTAGGCCTTGCCGCCCTTGATGCGCGACAGGATGGCGGCGCGCGATTCCGGCGTGATCAGGTTGAGGCGGCCGATTTCATCGTCCAAGCCCCATGGGCTGATGCCGACTTCCTGACCGCTGGGGGCAACGCGCGCTTTTGCATTACCGTCGGCATGGGCCATTTGCGCATAGGTCGAAAGACTGGCGCTGCCGAGCAACAGCAGGCCGATTACGCGAAGCGTGCGGGAGAGTTTCATGTTTTCTTCCTTTTGGGAGGTTGGAGGGCTGAAAGTTTCCGCGGATGCGGTCATGCATTCCGCATGATGGCTTGCAGCCGGGCCTTGAGCGCCGGCACAGGCATGGTTTGCAATCGGTCGAGATCCGGACCAACGATCAGGGTGGGAATGGAGCGGATGTCCAGCTTGCGGGCCTCGTCACGGTCGGCCCGCACCCGTTCACTGGCGGCTTCACTGCCCATGTGAGCGGCAAAGACGTCGCGGGCGAAACCCAGCTCGACTGCGATGTCGAGCAGCACGGAACGGTTGCCGATATTGCGATGCTGACTAAGATGAGCATTCTGGACGGCATCGAAATAGTCCCAGTGGGCAGCGTCGCCGCCCATGATATGGGCCGCCTGGCAGGCGTGCGCGCCAGCAAGACCATTGGGATATTCGAAGCTTTCGGCGCGCATGCCTTCGATATCGATGCGCTGCTCGTCATCTTGTTTCGCGCAGGCTTCCCAATGGCCAAGAATCGCGGACTTGGCCTGCTCCATCGAGCCGAAAGCCTGCACCATCCTTTCTCGGGAATCCTGCAGGACGAAGCTGCGATGGCGGACCTCGATATCCAGCTCGCCTGCGACCTGCCGCAAACGCGGTGACATGACATAGCACCAGCCGCAAACGACATCGTGAAAGAAATCGATAGTCAATGGGGTTGTGTCGCCGGTGGGAGTTTGTAACGTCATCATCCTGTCCTTTGCGATGTCGATCTGTTCGATGGAGATCAACTTACGGACAGCGTGGCGGAGGAATAAGCCCGTCGTGGTTCGGACAGTTTTTGCTGCCGGTTAAGAATACCGGCAGGCAGCAGCGGCAGGATCACAGGATTTGGCAGCCGGCCTGCGCGCGGAGCCTAACCCGATCTGACTGGATCAGCTCGGGCTCGATTTCTTGATTTCACGCGCATCTTTCTCCGAAAACCGGTTCACACTTTTCGGGATGCGGCTCTAGCTGTAGTCATTGATGACGGAAGGTAAGCGACGGGCCAGAAATTCCACGAAGGCCTTTACCTTGGGTTGAAGATGGCGGCTGGTTGGATAGACCGCATAGACATGGCGCGCTTCATCCATGAAGGCGGGCAGGACACGCCGAAGTTCGCCGCGCGCGATCGCCGGATCGGCGAGGAAGGAAGGCAGCGCGCCAATTCCTAAGCCTGCGATGAGCAGGTCGCGCAGCATCATGCTGTTGTTGATCTGGCTTCGCTCACGGCCGGATGCCGCATTCTCTTGCGCGGGGACGATATCCTGCATTTGCGCAAGACTATAGGTGAGCATCGTGTGATGGCGAAGATCGTCTGGCGTCGCAAGCGCGCCATTTTGTTCAAGATAGGAAGGGGCCGCGCACAGTACCTGTTTGACGGTGGCAAGCCGTCTGGCGATCAGTGTGGAATCGTCCAGACTGGAACGCAGCCGGATCGATACGTCAAACCCATGCGCGACGGCGTCTATCAGTCGGTCTTCCATCACCAGATCGAGCTGCAGATCCGGATATTCCCACAGAAACTCGGCAAGAAGCGGCGAGATCTTGCTCTTTGTTTGAGCGTGGTCGTTTTTGAAAACACGCGTTTGTGACAAAGCGGTTCCCGCCGGCGAATGCGCCCGCCAGCGAAGGTCTTGTGGGCTCTCGTGTTGCTGTTCACAGGCGGGATGCGCCACGCCGGATTTGGGAATCCGAGCGGCCAACCGAGCACCAAGCGAGGAGAGGTAAAATGAACAAGTTTCTTCTCATATCGGCGGGTCTCCTGCTGATGCCGCTCCCAGCCTTAGGTCAAACCGCCTCTGGCGACCGGGGCTCGTTCCAGGACAGACAAGACCGCGAAATCGAAGACCTCCTGCGTAGCATCACGGACGAGGTTTCCGGCGGGGGTGGTCCGCGGCGCGGCGCGGCCTTTCTGCGCCGCAGTGGCGATGCGACCGTAGCAGTCCGCTGCGACCCGCGGGAATCGATGAGGGACTGTGTGGACCTGACAACGACGCTGCTGGAAAAGGCTCGTTCCGCGATGCCGCCGGGCGGCACCCCTCCGGGAACCGCGCCTCCTAGTCCATAAACCTAACGTCAGAGGAATGCCGCCTCGCGTTTGGGCCGCGCTCAGAGGCCATGCTACGCGCAATGGCGCGCGAAACAGTGAAGCAAACCTCAGTTGCAAACTCAAGTTAGCGTGTAGCGTCAGCCAGTCGGATTTCTAACGTATCGTTCAAATGAACGCATGGCGCAGACGTACGATGTGTCTTTAGCATCTCTCAGTGCGATTGCAGACTTTATCTACTAGATTCGATGGCTATTCTGCCCGTGACCTCATCCACCTCTACGAAAAAGAACACGGGCTTTGAGCCAGCATCTGGAAGCCGTGGCTTATACCCACCGGGATCCCACCAATTCGCATGCTTTTCGAGAAGCGCCCATGCCCGCATGTGGTCCTCATGAAGGTTCTTGGTATCCGGCAGTTCTCGGTAGTGACCGTTGGCGAGAACGCTCTTCCACTGCTGCATATTTTCAATGTTGTCAGCTTGAATGCAGACCTCCGGGTTTTGACGCATCCACGTAATTTTTTGGCCAAGCAGCGAGAAGCTGTAAATTCGCTTCCCTGCTAGGACGTATTCAATCGGGACGACGTAGGGCTTTCCGGCGTGAGAGCATCCGAGCCGGGCCACATGTTCATGGGCTAGCAAGGCAAAGCACTGAGCGGTGGTCATCTCTTGGATGAACATAGCATTCACCTCTTACCTTTCGCGCTAGCGGAGGAGGTGCAGGCAATATTCTAACTTCCGTCGCCATCTAGTGAGTCGTAACTGGCATCTCGGCTGGAACGGACAGGTCTTTGTCTTTTTTCGCTTTTCTCTTCAGTTGCGCATCTGGCTCAGCAACGGGTGCCGATTTATGAGGCTGATCGTTGACGCCTAGATGCCGCAAGCGCTCCGTGATAGCCAGAGCATAGACGACCCGAAGCACATTTTCGTCCCTGACATTCGAATCCTCGAGCGCCCCAAGCGCTGCGCGCACGATCTTCTTACTAGAGGTCTTGGGGCAGCGCCTCACCACGAAGTTGTAGAGAGCCGAATCCGTGAGCCCGTCACTTGCCCCCTCAATAAGGGCTTCGTAGATCTCTTTTCGCATTTTGCCCATGCAGTATCTCCTTTTCTGGAGCCGACTTTGTCATGCAATTGTCATGCATAAGGCAATGCTTTACAAGCTCTCGAGCAGTAACGACTCGTAGGACGAGACCGCGTTAACTTCACTACGCGCTCTTGGGTCAAATTCTAATGAGATCCCGCATTGAGCCCACCCCCTCCAGGGCCCGTTTTACGTGCGCCTGTGTGTTGTAGACATGCGGACACAATCGCAGTCCGCCACTGGATGATGCCGCGATGCCGTACTTTGAGTATAAAGTATCGACAACGGTTTTTTGATTCTGCTTAGGTACCTCAATAACGACGACCCCACCGCTCATCGCTGGTTCTTCGGGCGTTACCAATGACGCTCCCATATCCTTCAATCCATGCTTTAGCTGGGTGGCGAGCTCTGTAATCCGCGCCTCTACGCGCTCCGGGCCAATCTGTGAATGAATATCGGCCGTATCGGCGAGTGCTGCTATCGCAGCGTCGTCACGCTGGCCAAGAGTCTCGAACTTTTGGGCGGTCTGGAGGTCGAGCTCGACCTTGATTTCACCCGTATAACCGATGGTGTTAGGCCAAATGTTCGGCGCGCGACCTTTTTTAACAAATAGTAATCCGACCTCTTTCGGCCCCATGAACCATTTGTGGGCGGATGTCGAAAAGGTGTCACATCCGATGTCGTGCAGATTGAGAGCCGCGGCTCCCCAGCTTTGCGCACCATCAACGTGGCAATGGATGCCGCGGTCGCGAGCCATGTCCGCGAGCTTTTTCGCCGGAAGCTTCATACCACTCACATTGGAGCATTCTGTGAAGCTCAGCACCTTTGTCCTATCGGTGCACGACTTGGCAAACAGTTCAACGATTTGTTCGTCGCTTTCCGGCCGCCGCGGTAACATCACCCGCACCACTTTAAGATCGAACCGCTTGGCTCTAATGTCCCAGGCCTCATTGTTCGTCACATGGTTCTGATCCCATATGACGACTTCGTCTCCCGCCTTGAAATCGATACCATTGGTTATGATGCTGTTGGCCTCCGACGTGTTGCGGACCAGCGCGATTTCGTCGGGGTCAGCACCGATCTGTTGCGCCACTTTCGAGCGAGAGTTCCGCAGCCGATCGTTGAATTGCGCCCTGTTGTTCAGAGACACATCGTAGTCTATGACCCGTGTGAGTTCGGCGACCCTGTCGGCAACAGCCTGGAATGATGGACAGAGGTTTGCACTGTTCATCGGAACGGCAGACTCTGGAAAAATGAACTGGTGACGAACAAGGTCCCAGTACATGTCTCCGCTGATTGAATCAGCTCGGGCAATAGTCGACAGCAAACTCTGCACCGTGACAGCCGCAGCAGCCGCGCCCGCCATTTGCATCAATGATCGTCTGGTAACAGGGATCTGCATCGCATTTCTCCCCACACAGATGCGAAAGCATGCTTGGAGGATGCGCCCAAGCAACTGGCATGGCAAGAGCAGACCAGTAGCGACTGCTACATGTTCCGGGCAGCGGTTCCCTTAAAGCTTCCTTTGGGGGCAAGGCCTTTGCGACGGTGACCTAACGGAATAGGGATAGCTAGTTCCTTTCTGCAGAGGGTCCAGCGCTACCGGCATCGCGTTACGTCACATCAGTTACAGCCATCCCCCCTCGAACCCGGCGCGTCTCAGCCCCACGACCAGTGGCTCACAGCGACGCATGATGTTCCACAAGAGGCCGGTCCTGTAGTTTTCGATCATCAGGACAACCGGCCCCTGGTCGACGCCGAAGTGATATGGACTGACCCACCAGCCTGCTTGACCATTTTCCACCGGAAACGACTGGTTGAAAGATGGCTTGAACCCGTAGAGACGCGTCATGCCGAGGTTCATGCGCGCAAAGTGCCATAGGGTCGGAATTACGATCTCCGGTGCGAACGGCAGCGAGGCAACGACCACCCAAGGGGACACGGTTCCATCGTCCGGTCCGTATGGCGCGCCGCGAGCGATGTAGTCATAAAACTCCCGGTCGACGCCGTTGACGGTTCGTCTGATCCAGCCGGGGCCATCGCTCGCTGTGAAACCCCAGCAATGGGCACCGTACCCGGCGAAATTCTTCGGGTTCCTGATTGCGTACTGTTGCTGGACAAAGGTTGCGTGCCGGCTGTTCTGAAAATAGTCGCTGTTGTGCTCCCGCATGAAATCGTCTTGGATCCCGCGGAAGTCGATCCACATGTGCGAAAGCTGGTGGGTGAACAGCGGCCCCGAGTAGAGCAGTTCACGGCCGTAGATGTTTCGCCATTCATAGCTCTCGGTGTAGGCGGGGAAGGATTCCGATGGCAGGGGATTCGGGGAACCAAGGCCGAGGATATAGAGGAGCAGGCCTTCGTCGTAACCAC from the Rhizobium sp. ARZ01 genome contains:
- a CDS encoding DsbA family protein; its protein translation is MISIEQIDIAKDRMMTLQTPTGDTTPLTIDFFHDVVCGWCYVMSPRLRQVAGELDIEVRHRSFVLQDSRERMVQAFGSMEQAKSAILGHWEACAKQDDEQRIDIEGMRAESFEYPNGLAGAHACQAAHIMGGDAAHWDYFDAVQNAHLSQHRNIGNRSVLLDIAVELGFARDVFAAHMGSEAASERVRADRDEARKLDIRSIPTLIVGPDLDRLQTMPVPALKARLQAIMRNA
- a CDS encoding substrate binding domain-containing protein; this translates as MAARIPKSGVAHPACEQQHESPQDLRWRAHSPAGTALSQTRVFKNDHAQTKSKISPLLAEFLWEYPDLQLDLVMEDRLIDAVAHGFDVSIRLRSSLDDSTLIARRLATVKQVLCAAPSYLEQNGALATPDDLRHHTMLTYSLAQMQDIVPAQENAASGRERSQINNSMMLRDLLIAGLGIGALPSFLADPAIARGELRRVLPAFMDEARHVYAVYPTSRHLQPKVKAFVEFLARRLPSVINDYS
- a CDS encoding pyridoxamine 5'-phosphate oxidase family protein, which translates into the protein MFIQEMTTAQCFALLAHEHVARLGCSHAGKPYVVPIEYVLAGKRIYSFSLLGQKITWMRQNPEVCIQADNIENMQQWKSVLANGHYRELPDTKNLHEDHMRAWALLEKHANWWDPGGYKPRLPDAGSKPVFFFVEVDEVTGRIAIESSR
- a CDS encoding aminotransferase class V-fold PLP-dependent enzyme, which codes for MQIPVTRRSLMQMAGAAAAAVTVQSLLSTIARADSISGDMYWDLVRHQFIFPESAVPMNSANLCPSFQAVADRVAELTRVIDYDVSLNNRAQFNDRLRNSRSKVAQQIGADPDEIALVRNTSEANSIITNGIDFKAGDEVVIWDQNHVTNNEAWDIRAKRFDLKVVRVMLPRRPESDEQIVELFAKSCTDRTKVLSFTECSNVSGMKLPAKKLADMARDRGIHCHVDGAQSWGAAALNLHDIGCDTFSTSAHKWFMGPKEVGLLFVKKGRAPNIWPNTIGYTGEIKVELDLQTAQKFETLGQRDDAAIAALADTADIHSQIGPERVEARITELATQLKHGLKDMGASLVTPEEPAMSGGVVVIEVPKQNQKTVVDTLYSKYGIAASSSGGLRLCPHVYNTQAHVKRALEGVGSMRDLIRI